From the Candidatus Rokuibacteriota bacterium genome, the window ACGTGGGTCCCGGTCAGGGCCAGGTCCTCGCGCAGGACGTCCACGAGGAGCCGGCGGGGCTCGACGGCGAGCTCGTGCTGGACGCCGTTCACGGTGAGCTTGATCGGCACAGTGCGTGGCATGGTCAGACACCTCCTGCGCGCTGCGCGTCAGTCTCGAGCGCCTGGCGCGTGAAGTAGCGCGCGAGCTTGCGACGGAACTCGGCCGATCCGTGGATGTCGCTGGGCGGGTCGGTGGCGGCCACCGCGCGCTCGGCGGCGGCCTCAAGCGCGGCCCCCCGCGGCGCCTCGCCGATCAGCACGCGCTCGGCCTCGCTGGCGCGGATCGGTGTCGGGCCCACGCCGCAGAGCGCCAGCCGAGCCTGCTGGCAGCGGCCGGCGGCGTCGAGCGTGAGGAGAGCCGCCACGCCCACCAGGGCGAAGTCGCCGGCCCGCCGCGCCATCTCGACGAAGGCGGCCCCTGTCCGGGGCGGCAGCCCCGGCAGCCGGATCTCGGCCAGCAGCTCACCCGGACGCAGGGCGGTGCTGAGGACGCCGGTGAAGAAGTCGCGCGCCGCCAGCATGCGACGCGCGCCCTTCGCGACCACGACGAATTCCGCGTCCAGCGCGAGCATCACGGCGGGAAGTTCCGATGCGGGGTCGGCGTGGGCCAGGTTGCCGCCGACGGTCCCGCGATGGCGGATGGGCAGGTGACCGATGAGGCGACACGCCTCGGCCAGGATGGGAAGGCGGCGACGCACGGTCTCGGAGCGCTCGAGCGCGTGCTGGCGGGTCAGGGCGCCGACGGCGAGGCCGCCGTTCCGCTCGCGGACGTAGGCGAGGTCCGCGATCCGGTTGATGTCCACCAGCGCTTCGGGTTGGACGAGGCGGAAGTTGAGGAGCGGGATCAGGCTCTGTCCACCCGCCAGCAGCTTCGCCCGCTCGCCATGCTCGGCCAGCATGGCG encodes:
- a CDS encoding xanthine dehydrogenase family protein subunit M, with protein sequence MKPPRFDYLVPRTQDEALAMLAEHGERAKLLAGGQSLIPLLNFRLVQPEALVDINRIADLAYVRERNGGLAVGALTRQHALERSETVRRRLPILAEACRLIGHLPIRHRGTVGGNLAHADPASELPAVMLALDAEFVVVAKGARRMLAARDFFTGVLSTALRPGELLAEIRLPGLPPRTGAAFVEMARRAGDFALVGVAALLTLDAAGRCQQARLALCGVGPTPIRASEAERVLIGEAPRGAALEAAAERAVAATDPPSDIHGSAEFRRKLARYFTRQALETDAQRAGGV